TTGCATATGCGTTGAATGAGCTTGCCGTCACCGTTAACGAACTCGACGATATACTCGCCTACGGTGGCCTTTAGGTTCTTCGACGTGTCCAGTGCAATGAGCGAACCCTTGGCGAGAATGCCCACCTGATCACACAGCACCTCAGCCTCTTCGATGTAGTGGGTGGTGATAACGACCGTCCGGCCGTCTATACGAGTCTTGCGGATGATGTCCCACATTTGCCGCCTGATCTGGGGGTCAAGGCCAATCGAGGGCTCGTCGAGGAACAGGACCGACGGTTCAGTAAGAAGCGACCTCGCGATAAGAAGACGGCGCTGCATACCGCCCGAGAATCGCATGACTACACTGTCCCGCCGATCCCAGAGATCCACGAGTTGCAGGCACGAGCGAATCTTCGTTTCACGGTCGGACGTCCCATGTAACATGCAGTAGATCAAAAGATTCTCATACGCTGTCAGCTCGCGGTCGAGGTTGTTTTCTTGGGGAACTACCCCCATAAGTCTTTTGACTTTCACTGGATCTTTTGCTACGTCATGCCCTTCTATGAAGCAGTGCCCCGCGTCGGGCTTCGTCAATGTGGTAAGCATCTTGATGGTCGTTGTCTTGCCTGCTCCATTAGGTCCAAGAAGTCCGAAGACGCTGCCCCGTTCAATCCGAAAGGAGAGATTTTCGACGGCCCGTATCTTGCCGTAATGTTTTTCCAGTCCCATGACTTCGATCATGATTCGCAGAGCCTCGGCATAATTACTCTCCAGCCATTGACGGGAACTACCGAAACATCAATCCCATACACCTGGGATAAATTCTCCTCGGTTATGACCTCATGCGCCGCACCTTGTGACACCACACAACCATTGTTGATCATCACTACTCGGTCGCAAAAAAGCATAGCCAGATTCGGATCATGGATGGTCATCAGAGCGGTTACTTTCCTTTGTTCTGCGATCTCCTTCACCTTTTTGAGAACAAGCACTTGATTTTTGAAATCAAGGTGAGAAGTCGGTTCGTCTAAGAGCATCACGGGCGCTTCCTGCGCCAATGCTCGCGCAATGAGCACGAGCTGTCGCTCGCCTCCGCTTATCCTGGTGTAGGGCCTGTCCTTGAGGTGAGCCACACCGACACGCGCAATCGCCTCTTCCGCTTTGGAATAGTCGCTGCGGGATGGAACGGAGAACATGCCTAAATGAGCGGCTCTTCCCATGCTCACTGCTTCAAGCACCGAATACGGGAAAGGCGGCTCGTGCTCTTGTGGAACAACTGCGATGATTCGGGCGATCTTGCTATGAGGTGTGCCCAGGATGCTCTCTCCTCCGTACATTACGTCGCCCCTTTGGGGTTTCCATATGCTCGAAATACATTTGAATAAGGTAGTCTTGCCCGAACCGTTCGGCCCGAGGATGGCGGTGAGCTGGCCGCTTTTCGCTTGGAAACTCATACCGTTCAGCACAGCCACAGCAGCATGGGGGTGCCGATAGTGCATGTCAGTCACGGCGATCATGTGCCCCAGCTCTCCTTTCCGCCTTTCTTCATGAGATAAATGAAGAAGGGCGCTCCCGTAATTGCCGTTATGATGCCCACCGGCACATCGAAGTTGGTGAGGCTTCGTGCCAAGGTGTCAGCGACAATCATGAATGCCGCTCCGCCCGCCATGCTCAATGGAACAAGGCTTTTGTGGTCGGGTCCTGTCGTCATCCTCACGAGATGGGGAACCATCAAGCCGACCCAGCCGATGATTCCGCTCACTGACACGGCAACACTGACCGCGAGCGACGAAGCGGCTATAAAAATCATCCGTTCTCTTTTCACGTTGACCCCGAGGCTCTTCGCTTCGCTTTCGCCCATACTGAGGGCATTGAGGCGCCACCTCATCAGGAATACCGGTAGCAAACCTGCGGCAATGCCGATACCGGCTATTTTCACCAGCTTCCAATCGGACAAAGAGAAGCTACCCATCAGCCAGAACACAATGCTCTGCAGCTTGTGCGGATCGACCAGGAATTTGACGATAGAGACCATCGCAGTAAAGAATGCAGACATGATCACACCGGACAAGATGAGAGGAAGCCTCGAAACCTCCCCTTGTGTCTTTGCGATGCTATAGGTCAGCAACACAGACGCCATGCCGAAGACAAACGCCATCAACTGTAAGGGTAGATGAGAAAAGAATCCGATTGACAAAGCACATCCCAGAGCAGCTCCAGCAGATATGCCTAGGATAAAGGGGTCCACGAGGGGGTTCCTGAATATTCCCTGAAGCGTCACACCGGAACCGGCAAGGGCGGTGCCGACAAGTCCGGCAAGCACTACCCGAGGTAGCCTGATGTCAAGAATGATCGACGACTCTGGCGAGTTTGAAAACCCGGAATACGGCAACATGTCCTGGAAAAGGATTCTGAGAACGCTCATCGGTGACACGTGGAAGGCGCCCACAAACAGAGCGATCCAGCCGGCGAAGAAAGGGGAAATCAATATCAGTATCTGAATGATGGACTTACCTTTCAAACTTGCTCACCTTCTCATAAGGAATGCCGTACACTTCCTGGTAGAAGTCATCGAAACTGCGCTCAACATCAATATTCTTGAACAAATCGGGATAAGTCTTCATGGCCATCCAGAGAGCCACGGGCGCTATCCTTGGAGACCAGTTCGACCAGCGCGGAGCCTTAAACACGCGGCCTTCGTAGACTGCCCTGATGCGCCGCCACTGGTCACTGTCAAGGATATCCTGGGCCATATAGCCAGCATGGCCCCAGATGAAGATTACGTCCGGATTCCATGCGATAATCTGTTCCATCGATATGTCGGAACTCGTTTGAGGGATGTCTGATGCAGGATTAATACCTCTCATCAATTCAATCAGGCTATTAGGGACTCCGGTCTTGCACGCCACCTGGGTCGGCTTGCCAAAAAGCCAGAGGACCTTTTTCCTCCCTTGAGCGGGGATTTCTGACACCCTCTCCCTGACAAGTCCAAAAATCTTCTCCATTTCTTTGATGATGATCTCAGCTCTTTGTTCTTTTCCGAACAGCGTACCGTGAAGCCTCATCACCTCGTACAGCTCGGTGAGACCTTCCGGAGACACACCGATAACTCTCAGACCCTTCTGTTCTATGAACCTTATTGCCTCCGGTTGAAAAGTCCATGTGATGACGACATCAGGCTCGAGTTTCATGAGGACTTCTGCGCTCACATCAACGCCGCTTCCGGCAGATGGAATGGTACTGGTTATGTCCGGTCTGGCGGCTACCATGAGGTCGTTACTATAGGCGTACCTTCCAACCCCCACGATCTTGTCCCAGATGCCAAGCGCAGGAATAAGCTCGTACGTCTGAAAAACGACTGCCCTACTGACTGGCACTGGAATAGTTACCACTCTCCCGAGTTTGTCCGTATAGGTAAGTGTCTCTGCGTCCGCACCAACGACGAAGGCCGGAACGAGGACTGACAAAGCGAAGATAATTGTTATGTTCCGTATTTTCACGGGAGAACCTTTCAGTCCTCAATACTGTTCAGGCTTTGGTACGATATGCCGTACAGCTTCTGGAAGAAGCTTTCCGTGACTGCCTCCAGATTGACGTCCCTAAAATGCTCGGGGTAGGTCCGCTTTGCCATCCAGAGGGCAACGAGAGCTAAACGCGGCGACCATCTTGACCAGTGAGGCGCTTTGAACACTCTCCCCT
The sequence above is a segment of the Desulfomonile tiedjei DSM 6799 genome. Coding sequences within it:
- a CDS encoding ABC transporter ATP-binding protein — its product is MIEVMGLEKHYGKIRAVENLSFRIERGSVFGLLGPNGAGKTTTIKMLTTLTKPDAGHCFIEGHDVAKDPVKVKRLMGVVPQENNLDRELTAYENLLIYCMLHGTSDRETKIRSCLQLVDLWDRRDSVVMRFSGGMQRRLLIARSLLTEPSVLFLDEPSIGLDPQIRRQMWDIIRKTRIDGRTVVITTHYIEEAEVLCDQVGILAKGSLIALDTSKNLKATVGEYIVEFVNGDGKLIQRICKDREEAHGVALCQDCSVTIRKSNLEDVFIKLTGERIE
- a CDS encoding ABC transporter ATP-binding protein; the encoded protein is MIAVTDMHYRHPHAAVAVLNGMSFQAKSGQLTAILGPNGSGKTTLFKCISSIWKPQRGDVMYGGESILGTPHSKIARIIAVVPQEHEPPFPYSVLEAVSMGRAAHLGMFSVPSRSDYSKAEEAIARVGVAHLKDRPYTRISGGERQLVLIARALAQEAPVMLLDEPTSHLDFKNQVLVLKKVKEIAEQRKVTALMTIHDPNLAMLFCDRVVMINNGCVVSQGAAHEVITEENLSQVYGIDVSVVPVNGWRVIMPRLCES
- a CDS encoding FecCD family ABC transporter permease is translated as MKGKSIIQILILISPFFAGWIALFVGAFHVSPMSVLRILFQDMLPYSGFSNSPESSIILDIRLPRVVLAGLVGTALAGSGVTLQGIFRNPLVDPFILGISAGAALGCALSIGFFSHLPLQLMAFVFGMASVLLTYSIAKTQGEVSRLPLILSGVIMSAFFTAMVSIVKFLVDPHKLQSIVFWLMGSFSLSDWKLVKIAGIGIAAGLLPVFLMRWRLNALSMGESEAKSLGVNVKRERMIFIAASSLAVSVAVSVSGIIGWVGLMVPHLVRMTTGPDHKSLVPLSMAGGAAFMIVADTLARSLTNFDVPVGIITAITGAPFFIYLMKKGGKESWGT
- a CDS encoding ABC transporter substrate-binding protein, producing MKIRNITIIFALSVLVPAFVVGADAETLTYTDKLGRVVTIPVPVSRAVVFQTYELIPALGIWDKIVGVGRYAYSNDLMVAARPDITSTIPSAGSGVDVSAEVLMKLEPDVVITWTFQPEAIRFIEQKGLRVIGVSPEGLTELYEVMRLHGTLFGKEQRAEIIIKEMEKIFGLVRERVSEIPAQGRKKVLWLFGKPTQVACKTGVPNSLIELMRGINPASDIPQTSSDISMEQIIAWNPDVIFIWGHAGYMAQDILDSDQWRRIRAVYEGRVFKAPRWSNWSPRIAPVALWMAMKTYPDLFKNIDVERSFDDFYQEVYGIPYEKVSKFER